Proteins encoded within one genomic window of Deinococcus betulae:
- a CDS encoding glucose-1-phosphate thymidylyltransferase yields the protein MKALIPAAGFGTRLRPLTYSRPKPVLSVAGRPVIAYALDHLQAAGITDIAVVVSPSTAGPLRAALADWPDVTYLCQDRMGGLGHAVLTAEDWVGGQDLCVLLADNLFEDGPAALIQGFQRLQVDAAVALCEVEQPSAFGVATVQDELVTSIVEKPIHPPSHLAVAGSYCFRPSIFEALRTVPVSARGELELTDAIAQLVTAGRVYGHRQRGWWKDTGRPEDLLAANRWMLAQRPAALGGTMTDSEVFGAVTIEPGAQVRRAVITGPVFIGADAIIEDAQIGPFVSVGPGAKVQGANIQDTILEAGAVVTNLRGPLMGSILGQGAQLTGAADQPFHQCLLPDASTLCVASH from the coding sequence GTGAAGGCCCTCATTCCGGCGGCCGGATTTGGTACGCGCCTGCGGCCCCTGACCTATTCCCGGCCCAAGCCTGTGCTCTCTGTGGCGGGGCGTCCCGTGATTGCCTACGCCCTGGACCACCTTCAGGCGGCCGGCATTACCGATATTGCGGTGGTGGTCTCTCCCAGTACGGCGGGACCTCTGCGCGCCGCGTTGGCCGACTGGCCGGACGTGACGTACCTCTGCCAGGACCGTATGGGTGGCCTGGGGCACGCCGTGCTGACCGCCGAAGACTGGGTCGGGGGCCAGGACCTGTGCGTGCTGCTGGCCGATAATCTGTTTGAAGACGGCCCTGCCGCCCTTATTCAAGGCTTTCAGCGATTACAGGTTGATGCGGCTGTGGCGCTGTGTGAGGTGGAGCAGCCTAGTGCCTTCGGAGTTGCCACCGTGCAGGACGAACTAGTCACTTCCATCGTAGAAAAACCCATCCATCCGCCCAGCCACCTCGCCGTGGCAGGTTCATACTGTTTTCGTCCCAGTATTTTCGAAGCGCTCCGAACAGTGCCGGTCAGTGCGCGCGGCGAATTAGAACTGACGGACGCTATTGCCCAGCTGGTAACGGCTGGCCGGGTGTACGGTCATCGGCAGCGCGGATGGTGGAAAGACACAGGACGTCCCGAAGACCTACTGGCGGCCAACCGGTGGATGCTGGCACAGCGCCCAGCAGCGCTTGGCGGTACCATGACCGACAGTGAAGTGTTTGGGGCCGTGACTATCGAGCCAGGCGCTCAGGTGCGGCGCGCCGTGATTACTGGCCCTGTGTTCATTGGGGCTGACGCGATCATTGAGGATGCCCAGATTGGTCCTTTCGTCAGTGTGGGGCCAGGTGCGAAGGTGCAGGGGGCCAACATTCAGGACACGATTCTGGAGGCCGGCGCCGTGGTGACCAACCTGCGCGGCCCCCTGATGGGCAGCATCCTGGGCCAGGGCGCGCAGCTCACTGGGGCCGCCGATCAGCCTTTTCATCAGTGTCTTCTCCCAGATGCCAGCACCCTGTGCGTGGCTTCTCACTGA
- a CDS encoding DUF2171 domain-containing protein — protein MSIICADGLVHSFVDELDEQYIRTVRDEGGHHRSVPLDAVEQVEDAVCLNLTQDELRALL, from the coding sequence ATGTCTATCATATGCGCCGACGGTCTGGTCCACAGCTTCGTGGATGAGCTGGACGAGCAGTACATCCGCACCGTTCGTGACGAGGGCGGCCACCACCGCTCCGTCCCCCTGGACGCCGTGGAGCAGGTCGAAGACGCGGTGTGCCTCAACCTCACTCAGGATGAACTGCGGGCGCTGCTGTGA